In a genomic window of Croceibacterium sp. TMG7-5b_MA50:
- a CDS encoding NTP transferase domain-containing protein, translated as MAERVLAAVLAAGQARRFGGGKLDAACAGRRLGSWALDAVAGTDVVDRVIIVPPVPPLFASASGWTLIPNPLAADGLGTSLAIAARHALLLGVEALLVVLADMPLVDTPMLRALLQAGSPAAVCHGERPGVPALLPAATLPALSMLDADHGAGGLLARTPELVRMTVAPELLLDVDEPAALARAAAALLKRRR; from the coding sequence ATGGCTGAACGTGTGCTGGCGGCGGTGCTCGCCGCCGGTCAGGCACGGCGGTTCGGCGGGGGCAAGCTTGATGCAGCCTGTGCAGGGCGCCGGCTGGGGAGCTGGGCGCTGGACGCGGTGGCTGGCACTGACGTGGTCGATCGGGTCATCATCGTGCCGCCCGTTCCGCCGCTATTCGCATCGGCGTCTGGCTGGACCCTGATCCCGAACCCGCTGGCGGCGGACGGGCTCGGCACCTCGCTCGCGATAGCGGCGCGCCATGCGCTGCTGCTCGGGGTGGAGGCGCTGCTGGTCGTGCTGGCCGACATGCCCTTGGTCGATACGCCGATGTTGCGCGCATTGCTGCAGGCCGGGTCACCGGCGGCGGTCTGCCATGGCGAGCGGCCGGGCGTGCCGGCTTTGCTGCCTGCCGCTACCCTGCCGGCCTTGTCGATGCTGGACGCCGATCATGGCGCCGGTGGCTTGCTGGCCCGGACTCCGGAACTTGTCCGGATGACCGTCGCGCCGGAGCTGCTCCTGGATGTGGACGAACCCGCGGCGCTTGCTCGCGCCGCCGCTGCTTTGCTGAAAAGGCGGCGTTAA
- a CDS encoding glycosyltransferase family 4 protein, protein MTRNDRDRVGTPSVMIVSHGFGYGNDLMYFGEIFRCLRTLIPSLSVAVDADTSFNNRYGIALKPMMRLRRRSVQRATPDGQVYPTEIAVPAPSLFVRLLREPVQVFVTIEFTAPALMTTLAATLRRRTGLVLLVESDPAARGGSTNPVVRQVKRWVVSQADVIQTNNEGGRRYLVEDLRARPEKVRVAPYLTSRPPGPNTEIQRSEGPLRLLFANSITQRKGLREFLQALSLCDPGVRAQLDLVVVGDGPDRAELATFAEQHVSGARISFAGRQSYADLGHFYAAAEVLVIPSLADYRSLAGFEGLGYGLALLASSRDGATAETVIDGENGYVIDPANAASVAARVSSLVQDREQVLRMREASLKLYRERFSLEQIAANIADSVKLAANA, encoded by the coding sequence ATGACCAGGAACGATCGCGACCGCGTCGGTACTCCGAGCGTGATGATCGTGTCTCATGGCTTTGGCTATGGCAACGACCTGATGTATTTCGGGGAAATATTCCGCTGCCTTCGAACCCTCATCCCTTCCCTGAGCGTGGCCGTCGATGCGGACACCAGCTTTAACAATCGCTACGGCATTGCATTGAAGCCCATGATGCGTCTTCGGCGGCGTTCCGTCCAGCGTGCGACACCAGACGGGCAGGTCTACCCGACCGAAATCGCGGTGCCCGCGCCGTCGCTGTTCGTCCGCCTGTTACGGGAGCCTGTGCAGGTCTTCGTGACGATCGAGTTCACCGCGCCGGCATTGATGACAACACTGGCCGCAACCCTGCGGCGGCGAACCGGCCTGGTGCTGCTGGTCGAATCCGATCCTGCTGCCCGTGGCGGCAGCACCAATCCGGTGGTCCGACAGGTGAAGCGCTGGGTGGTTAGCCAGGCCGACGTAATCCAGACCAACAATGAGGGCGGGCGCCGGTATCTGGTAGAAGATCTGCGAGCGAGGCCGGAAAAGGTGCGGGTTGCGCCCTATCTGACGTCCCGCCCGCCTGGACCGAACACCGAAATACAACGATCTGAGGGTCCGCTACGGCTGCTGTTCGCCAACTCCATTACGCAGCGCAAGGGTTTGCGCGAGTTCCTGCAGGCGTTGTCCCTGTGCGATCCTGGAGTACGCGCGCAACTGGACCTTGTGGTGGTAGGAGACGGCCCCGATCGGGCGGAGCTCGCGACCTTTGCGGAGCAGCATGTCTCAGGAGCGCGGATAAGTTTCGCCGGGCGGCAGAGCTACGCTGACCTCGGCCATTTCTATGCCGCGGCGGAAGTGCTGGTGATCCCGTCGCTGGCGGATTACCGTTCACTCGCCGGCTTCGAAGGGCTGGGTTATGGCCTCGCTCTGCTTGCCTCCAGCAGGGACGGTGCGACGGCGGAGACGGTGATCGATGGCGAGAACGGCTACGTCATCGATCCGGCGAATGCGGCAAGCGTGGCTGCGCGTGTAAGCAGCTTGGTGCAGGACCGGGAGCAAGTTCTGCGCATGCGTGAGGCATCGCTCAAGCTATACCGGGAGCGCTTTTCCCTCGAGCAGATCGCCGCGAACATCGCCGACAGCGTGAAGCTGGCGGCAAACGCCTGA
- a CDS encoding sialidase family protein, translating to MNDSYVLAPPIPSLDTAAYGTRTFQGLPSIAITGSRIWLAWTGGAGARPGEVPGDYHTFVYSDDGGRTWSREFYQVPVLPVTDRVGDPRLWTAPDGKLWVFFFQSGNGQATDNQMGAWLTIIPDPQAAVPTLQQAGWFADGIPQRPFLYNGEWLLPIDYPFMNPRRPERAGQHVYRIDWNNRRFQWVTTLPRNIPEDFTEPALVQLRDGRVLAHQRMARGLYQRFTTTPGAWQWTAGQPFAGFPTVSTRSALLRSPSGRLAMVTNKSSTQRENMTVAFSADEGATWPYQHTFDTQAGISYPDMVFTADGDLLVVYDFGRFYGKIMLARINEDSIVRGVPEVTLTTVNHAVRR from the coding sequence TTGAACGACAGCTACGTGCTGGCGCCGCCGATCCCGAGCTTGGACACCGCCGCTTACGGCACGCGGACCTTCCAGGGCCTGCCGTCCATTGCGATCACCGGCAGCCGCATCTGGCTGGCATGGACAGGCGGCGCCGGCGCCCGCCCCGGCGAGGTGCCCGGCGACTATCACACCTTCGTCTACAGCGATGATGGCGGTCGTACCTGGTCGCGCGAGTTCTACCAGGTGCCGGTCCTGCCGGTGACCGACCGCGTGGGCGATCCACGCCTTTGGACTGCGCCCGACGGCAAGCTGTGGGTGTTCTTCTTCCAGTCCGGCAACGGACAGGCAACCGACAACCAAATGGGCGCCTGGCTGACGATCATTCCCGACCCTCAGGCCGCCGTGCCGACACTGCAACAGGCGGGCTGGTTCGCCGACGGCATTCCGCAGCGCCCGTTCCTGTACAACGGCGAATGGCTGCTGCCGATCGATTATCCGTTCATGAACCCGCGACGGCCGGAGCGGGCAGGTCAGCATGTCTACAGGATCGACTGGAACAACCGGCGATTCCAGTGGGTGACCACCCTGCCCCGCAACATACCCGAGGATTTCACCGAACCGGCCCTGGTGCAGTTACGCGACGGCCGGGTCCTGGCGCACCAGCGGATGGCACGAGGGCTGTACCAGCGCTTCACCACGACGCCGGGTGCCTGGCAGTGGACCGCCGGGCAGCCATTCGCCGGTTTCCCGACGGTCAGCACGCGCAGCGCACTGCTGCGCAGCCCCAGTGGCAGGCTGGCGATGGTGACCAACAAGAGTTCGACCCAGCGCGAGAACATGACCGTCGCCTTCAGCGCCGACGAGGGGGCAACCTGGCCATATCAGCATACCTTCGATACGCAGGCGGGCATTTCGTACCCCGACATGGTGTTTACGGCCGATGGCGACCTGCTGGTCGTGTATGATTTCGGCCGGTTTTACGGGAAGATCATGCTTGCCAGGATCAACGAGGACTCAATCGTCCGCGGGGTACCGGAAGTGACGCTGACGACCGTGAACCACGCCGTTCGCCGGTAA
- the gmd gene encoding GDP-mannose 4,6-dehydratase: protein MADKRALITGVTGQDGAYLAQLLLEKGYEVHGLKRRSSSFNTGRIEDIYQDPHEENARFHLHYGDLTDSTNLIRIVQEVQPTEIYNLAAQSHVQVSFETPEYTANADAIGTLRLLEAIRILKLENATRFYQASTSELYGLVQEVPQRETTPFYPRSPYGVAKLYGYWIVVNYREAYGMHASNGILFNHESPLRGETFVTRKITRAAAAIKLGRQDQLYLGNLDAKRDWGHAREYVRGMWLMLQQDEPDDYVLATGETTTVRDFVRWAFEDVGIALEFRGEGVEEQGICQRTGKCLIRIDPRYFRPTEVELLIGDPAKAHRKLGWKHDTSVRELAREMVMADLEVMRDAPIAKDS from the coding sequence GTGGCAGACAAGCGGGCATTGATCACGGGCGTGACCGGGCAGGACGGTGCCTATTTAGCGCAGCTGCTGCTGGAAAAAGGCTATGAAGTTCATGGCCTGAAGCGGCGTTCCTCTTCCTTCAACACTGGTCGGATCGAGGATATCTATCAGGATCCGCATGAGGAAAATGCCCGTTTTCATCTCCACTACGGGGACCTGACTGACTCCACGAACCTGATCCGCATCGTCCAGGAAGTGCAGCCGACCGAGATCTACAATCTCGCGGCGCAAAGCCATGTGCAGGTGAGTTTCGAAACGCCTGAATACACCGCCAACGCCGACGCGATTGGCACGCTGCGCCTGCTGGAAGCGATCAGGATCCTGAAGCTGGAAAATGCGACCCGCTTCTACCAGGCGTCCACCAGCGAGCTATACGGGCTGGTCCAGGAAGTGCCGCAGCGCGAGACCACACCGTTCTACCCGCGCTCACCTTATGGCGTTGCCAAGCTGTACGGCTACTGGATCGTGGTCAACTATCGCGAGGCATATGGCATGCATGCCTCTAACGGGATCCTGTTCAACCACGAAAGCCCACTGCGCGGCGAGACCTTCGTGACGCGCAAGATCACTCGCGCCGCGGCCGCGATCAAGCTGGGTCGGCAGGACCAGTTGTACCTCGGCAACCTTGATGCCAAGCGCGACTGGGGTCATGCGCGCGAATATGTCCGCGGCATGTGGCTGATGCTGCAGCAGGACGAGCCGGACGATTACGTGCTCGCCACCGGCGAGACGACCACCGTGCGTGACTTCGTCCGCTGGGCGTTCGAGGATGTGGGCATCGCGCTGGAGTTCCGTGGCGAAGGTGTCGAGGAGCAGGGCATTTGCCAGCGGACCGGCAAGTGCCTGATCAGGATCGACCCGCGGTATTTCCGCCCTACCGAGGTGGAGCTGCTGATCGGCGACCCTGCCAAGGCTCACCGGAAGCTTGGCTGGAAGCATGACACGTCCGTGCGTGAACTGGCTCGCGAAATGGTGATGGCGGACCTTGAGGTCATGCGCGACGCGCCGATCGCCAAGGACAGCTGA
- the gcvPB gene encoding aminomethyl-transferring glycine dehydrogenase subunit GcvPB has translation MNVLNTSGWRPGTPVPAEGEIGTVTGNRGLMLEEPLIFEIGTTETTGVDLPEPAAGAASRLGKLARTAPIGLPGLSEPETVRHYTRLSRQNYAIDCGIFPLGSCTMKHNPRLNEKVARMPGFADVHPLQPVDTVQGALGVINELAVWLIELTGMHGVAMTPKAGAHGELCGILCIKAALEARGEDRRVILVPESAHGTNPATAAFAGFTVEGIPANADGRVDLAALTARLGPDVAGVMITNPNTCGLFERDMKAISDAVHAAGGYVYCDGANFNAIVGRVRPGDLGIDAMHINLHKTFSTPHGGGGPGSGPVVLSEALSPYAPLPFTERHADGHITLVEEETVGDRHPHSFGRMSAFHGQMGMFTRALAYILSHGADGLRQVAEDAVLNANYMLRSLEDVLDAPFGHSGPCMHEALFSDASFAKGISTLDVAKALIDEGFHPMTMYFPLVVHGAMLVEPTECESKATLDQFIAALRNVAQRANDGDDSLSAAPMLAPRRRVDETAAARKPQLVWRDPAPG, from the coding sequence ATGAACGTGCTGAACACCAGCGGCTGGCGGCCCGGTACCCCCGTGCCTGCCGAAGGCGAAATTGGCACCGTCACCGGCAATCGTGGGCTGATGCTGGAGGAGCCGCTGATCTTCGAGATCGGGACGACCGAAACGACCGGCGTCGATCTGCCGGAGCCCGCCGCGGGTGCGGCCAGCCGCCTTGGCAAACTGGCCCGCACTGCCCCGATCGGCCTGCCCGGCCTGTCGGAGCCGGAGACGGTGCGCCACTACACCCGGCTGAGCCGCCAGAACTATGCCATCGACTGCGGCATCTTCCCGCTCGGCAGCTGCACTATGAAGCACAATCCGCGCCTGAACGAGAAGGTCGCACGGATGCCAGGCTTCGCGGATGTCCATCCGCTGCAACCCGTCGATACGGTGCAGGGTGCGCTTGGTGTCATCAACGAGCTGGCGGTGTGGCTGATCGAACTGACCGGCATGCACGGCGTCGCCATGACGCCCAAGGCCGGCGCACATGGGGAGCTGTGCGGCATCCTGTGCATCAAGGCCGCGCTGGAGGCCCGTGGCGAGGACCGCCGCGTCATTCTGGTGCCCGAAAGCGCACACGGTACCAATCCCGCCACCGCCGCCTTTGCTGGGTTCACCGTGGAAGGCATTCCCGCCAATGCGGACGGCCGGGTCGATCTCGCGGCCCTGACCGCCCGGCTTGGCCCGGATGTCGCTGGCGTGATGATCACCAATCCCAACACCTGCGGCCTGTTCGAACGCGACATGAAGGCGATTTCGGACGCGGTGCATGCGGCGGGCGGCTATGTCTACTGCGATGGCGCCAACTTCAACGCCATTGTCGGCCGGGTGCGTCCGGGCGATCTCGGCATTGATGCCATGCACATCAATCTGCACAAGACCTTCTCGACCCCGCATGGCGGCGGTGGGCCGGGCTCCGGACCGGTGGTTCTGTCAGAGGCGCTCAGCCCCTATGCCCCCCTGCCGTTCACGGAACGGCATGCCGATGGGCACATCACCCTGGTTGAGGAGGAGACGGTGGGCGACCGCCATCCGCATTCCTTTGGCCGGATGAGCGCCTTCCACGGCCAGATGGGCATGTTCACCCGCGCGCTCGCCTACATACTCAGTCACGGCGCTGACGGTCTGCGCCAGGTGGCGGAGGACGCGGTGTTGAACGCCAATTACATGCTCCGCAGCCTTGAGGACGTGCTCGACGCACCTTTCGGGCATAGCGGTCCGTGCATGCATGAGGCTTTGTTCAGCGACGCGAGCTTTGCGAAGGGCATCAGCACGCTGGATGTCGCCAAGGCGCTGATCGACGAGGGGTTCCACCCTATGACCATGTACTTCCCGCTGGTGGTGCATGGGGCGATGCTGGTGGAGCCCACCGAATGCGAGAGCAAGGCGACGCTCGACCAGTTCATCGCCGCCTTGCGCAACGTTGCGCAACGGGCGAACGATGGTGATGACAGTCTCTCGGCTGCCCCGATGCTTGCACCCCGGCGGCGAGTGGACGAGACGGCTGCTGCGCGCAAACCGCAGCTGGTGTGGCGGGATCCGGCACCGGGCTGA
- the gcvH gene encoding glycine cleavage system protein GcvH, with amino-acid sequence MARYFTTEHEWIEVDGNTATIGITDHAQSQLGDLVFVEVPAEGTEVVKGKEAGVVESVKAASDVYSPVSGTVIESNAALEDDPSLVNSGAEGEGWFYRLTIADAAELDGLMDEAAYKEYVAGLD; translated from the coding sequence ATGGCCCGTTACTTCACCACCGAACATGAATGGATCGAGGTCGATGGCAACACCGCCACGATCGGCATCACCGATCATGCGCAAAGCCAGTTGGGCGACCTCGTCTTTGTCGAGGTGCCGGCCGAAGGTACCGAAGTGGTCAAGGGCAAGGAGGCTGGTGTCGTTGAATCGGTGAAGGCCGCATCCGACGTTTACTCCCCGGTCAGCGGCACCGTGATCGAGAGCAATGCCGCGCTGGAGGACGATCCTTCGCTGGTGAACAGCGGTGCCGAAGGGGAGGGCTGGTTCTACCGCCTGACCATTGCCGACGCCGCTGAGCTCGATGGCCTGATGGATGAGGCCGCCTACAAGGAATACGTGGCCGGGCTCGACTGA
- a CDS encoding WcaI family glycosyltransferase, which produces MHILILGLNYAPEPVGVGPYTAGLAEGLAVHGHRVEVLAGVPYYPQWRLAGGYANRRCTTEEQGVKVTRVPHYIPARPSGAQRLLHHASFAASVYGPAMAAARERPDLVLAIAPSLMSVPVAARVAKRADAPLWVHVQDFEVDAAFATGLLSSTAARLEQRAHAIERAILKQAAMVSTISPQMCALLASKGVARERIYEMRNWSNADFSGGTPDPSRYRSEWGIGDRHVALYSGNIANKQGLEVVIDAARALANRRDIAFVICGEGPNRANLQQQAEGLDNIQFHDLQPAERMAEFLSLASVHLLPQKAEAADLVLPSKLTNMLASGRPVIATAAPETGLHAEVEDCGINTPPGDGLALAEAVTQLVDDPARRQAMGAAARIRAVERWSKTAIIAAAERRMLPLTKQRAR; this is translated from the coding sequence ATGCATATCTTGATACTGGGTCTGAACTACGCGCCCGAACCGGTCGGCGTCGGCCCATACACCGCCGGGCTGGCGGAAGGGTTGGCGGTACACGGCCACAGGGTCGAGGTGCTGGCCGGGGTGCCATATTATCCACAATGGCGATTGGCGGGCGGGTATGCGAACCGGCGCTGCACCACGGAAGAACAGGGCGTAAAAGTCACCCGGGTACCGCATTACATCCCCGCCCGGCCGTCCGGCGCTCAGCGATTGTTGCACCATGCGAGCTTCGCCGCATCGGTGTACGGACCTGCCATGGCGGCAGCGCGGGAACGACCCGATCTGGTGCTGGCGATCGCGCCATCGTTGATGTCGGTCCCGGTAGCCGCGCGGGTGGCGAAGCGCGCCGATGCGCCCTTGTGGGTCCATGTGCAGGACTTCGAGGTTGACGCCGCCTTCGCCACCGGGCTGCTCAGCAGCACCGCCGCGCGGCTGGAGCAGAGAGCACATGCCATTGAGCGCGCGATCCTGAAGCAGGCGGCGATGGTTTCCACCATAAGCCCACAGATGTGCGCGCTGCTCGCCAGTAAGGGCGTGGCGAGAGAGCGCATCTATGAAATGCGCAACTGGTCCAATGCGGATTTCAGCGGTGGTACGCCCGATCCGTCGCGCTATCGCAGCGAGTGGGGGATCGGTGACCGGCACGTAGCGCTGTACTCCGGCAATATTGCCAACAAGCAAGGCCTCGAAGTGGTGATCGACGCCGCGCGCGCGCTTGCCAACCGACGTGACATCGCCTTTGTCATTTGTGGTGAAGGGCCGAACCGGGCCAACCTGCAGCAGCAGGCGGAAGGCCTCGACAACATACAGTTCCATGATCTTCAGCCAGCCGAACGGATGGCCGAGTTCCTGTCACTAGCGAGCGTGCACCTGCTGCCACAGAAGGCCGAAGCGGCGGATCTGGTCCTGCCGTCCAAGCTGACCAACATGCTGGCCTCAGGCCGGCCGGTGATCGCAACAGCCGCGCCAGAGACAGGCTTGCACGCCGAAGTCGAGGATTGCGGGATCAACACGCCCCCGGGTGACGGTCTGGCGCTGGCAGAGGCCGTGACCCAGTTGGTTGATGATCCCGCGCGTCGCCAGGCGATGGGGGCTGCCGCGCGCATTCGAGCGGTGGAACGTTGGTCCAAGACGGCCATCATCGCCGCCGCGGAACGCCGGATGCTGCCTTTGACAAAGCAGCGAGCACGGTGA
- a CDS encoding GDP-L-fucose synthase, whose translation MTYSLAGKRVYVAGHKGMVGSAIVRRLAGEGCEILTSDRSVDLREQALVREWYAENRPDVVVVAAAKVGGILANDTYPAEFLYDNLMIEANLIEGARQVGVEKLLFLGSSCIYPKLAPQPITEDALLTGPLEPTNEWYAVAKIAGIKLCQSYRRQYGCDYISAMPTNLYGPGDNYDLKGSHVLPALIRKAHEAKEAGSASIEIWGTGTPRREFLHADDLADGCVFLLQTYSGEEHVNLGSGEDLPILELAELVCDVVGFRGTISKDVSKPDGTPRKLMSGAKLAAMGWQPRIALREGIENAYAEFLAGHIKQPAL comes from the coding sequence ATGACCTACTCGCTCGCTGGCAAGCGCGTCTATGTGGCTGGGCACAAGGGCATGGTCGGTTCTGCCATCGTGCGCCGGCTGGCGGGTGAAGGGTGCGAGATCCTGACGTCCGACCGGTCTGTCGACCTGCGCGAGCAGGCGCTGGTGCGCGAATGGTATGCCGAAAACCGGCCCGACGTCGTAGTAGTGGCCGCGGCAAAGGTCGGCGGCATACTGGCGAACGACACCTACCCTGCTGAATTCCTTTACGACAACCTGATGATCGAGGCGAACCTTATCGAGGGCGCGCGCCAGGTAGGTGTCGAGAAGCTGCTGTTCCTTGGCTCGTCCTGCATCTACCCGAAGCTTGCTCCCCAGCCGATCACAGAAGATGCGCTGCTGACCGGTCCATTGGAGCCGACGAACGAGTGGTACGCGGTCGCCAAGATCGCCGGCATCAAGCTGTGCCAGTCCTACCGCCGGCAATATGGCTGCGATTACATCAGCGCCATGCCCACCAACCTGTATGGGCCGGGCGACAATTATGACCTGAAGGGCAGCCATGTGCTGCCCGCGTTGATCCGCAAGGCCCACGAGGCCAAGGAAGCGGGCTCCGCCAGCATCGAGATCTGGGGTACCGGCACGCCGCGCCGCGAGTTCCTGCATGCCGATGATCTTGCCGATGGCTGCGTCTTCCTGCTGCAGACATATTCGGGCGAGGAGCATGTCAACTTGGGATCGGGCGAGGATCTGCCCATCCTGGAACTGGCGGAACTGGTTTGCGATGTGGTTGGTTTCCGCGGCACGATCTCCAAGGACGTCAGCAAGCCCGATGGAACTCCGCGCAAGCTGATGAGCGGGGCCAAGCTGGCGGCGATGGGGTGGCAACCGCGGATTGCACTGCGTGAAGGCATCGAGAACGCCTATGCCGAGTTCCTCGCCGGCCACATCAAGCAGCCGGCTCTCTGA
- the gcvPA gene encoding aminomethyl-transferring glycine dehydrogenase subunit GcvPA yields MRYLPLTQTDRAAMLQVIGAPDIDALFADVPESARLTGPIAGLPLHAGEQAVERHMRRLSAQNLSAADAPFFLGAGAYRHHVPASVDHLIQRGEFLTAYTPYQPEIAQGTLQMLFEFQTQVARLLGCDVANASMYDGSTAAWEAVVMARRITKRGRVLVHGGLHPHYVSTIQTMARFTGDVIDYAPPGLTADCGEDALSARIDGETSCVVVQYPDILGRLPDLQAIAAAAQAQGALLIAVVTEPVALGAITSPGELGADIVVGEGQSLGVGLQFGGPYLGLFATRTKYVRQMPGRLCGETLDAAGRRSFVLTLSTREQHIRREKATSNICTNSGLCALAFSAHMTLLGEKGLRALAAENHRLACEVADRLAAIPGVELVNDTFFNEFTIRIGRDARQAVRELAEQGVLAGVSLGRLYPQEETLADALLVAVTETVSPQDIDALVAGLEGAIA; encoded by the coding sequence ATGCGCTACCTGCCCCTGACCCAGACCGATCGCGCAGCCATGCTGCAGGTTATCGGTGCGCCCGATATCGACGCGCTGTTCGCCGATGTGCCTGAATCGGCCCGTTTGACCGGGCCGATCGCCGGCTTGCCGCTGCATGCCGGCGAACAGGCGGTCGAACGCCACATGCGGCGCCTTTCCGCGCAGAACCTGTCGGCAGCGGATGCGCCGTTTTTCCTGGGTGCGGGCGCCTACCGTCACCACGTCCCGGCCAGCGTCGATCACCTGATCCAGCGTGGCGAGTTCCTGACGGCATACACGCCGTACCAGCCGGAAATCGCTCAGGGCACGCTGCAGATGCTGTTCGAGTTCCAGACGCAGGTGGCGCGACTGCTCGGCTGCGATGTGGCCAATGCGTCCATGTATGACGGCTCGACCGCCGCTTGGGAGGCGGTGGTGATGGCGCGCCGCATCACGAAGCGCGGCCGGGTGCTGGTGCATGGCGGGCTGCACCCGCATTATGTCTCCACCATCCAGACAATGGCCCGTTTTACCGGCGATGTGATCGACTACGCACCGCCGGGGCTGACGGCCGATTGCGGAGAAGACGCGCTGTCTGCCCGCATCGATGGCGAGACGAGCTGCGTGGTGGTGCAATATCCCGATATCCTTGGCCGGCTGCCGGACCTCCAGGCGATTGCCGCAGCGGCGCAGGCGCAAGGCGCTCTGCTGATCGCCGTGGTGACGGAGCCGGTGGCATTGGGCGCGATCACCAGTCCGGGCGAGCTGGGCGCGGACATTGTCGTGGGGGAAGGACAATCGCTCGGCGTGGGGCTGCAGTTCGGCGGGCCGTATCTCGGCCTGTTCGCCACGCGCACCAAGTACGTCCGCCAGATGCCCGGTCGCCTGTGCGGTGAGACGCTCGACGCCGCAGGCCGCCGCAGCTTCGTGCTGACGCTGTCAACGCGCGAACAGCATATCCGGCGGGAGAAGGCGACCAGCAATATCTGCACGAATTCGGGCCTGTGTGCGCTTGCCTTCTCCGCGCACATGACCCTGCTGGGCGAGAAGGGCCTTCGCGCGCTCGCCGCGGAGAACCATCGGCTCGCCTGCGAGGTGGCCGACCGCTTGGCAGCCATCCCCGGTGTGGAGCTGGTGAACGACACCTTCTTCAATGAATTCACCATCCGCATCGGTCGTGATGCGCGTCAGGCAGTGCGCGAGCTGGCCGAACAGGGCGTGCTTGCCGGCGTGTCGCTTGGCCGGCTCTACCCGCAGGAGGAGACGCTGGCGGACGCATTGCTGGTGGCGGTGACGGAAACGGTCAGCCCGCAGGACATCGACGCCTTGGTTGCCGGGCTTGAAGGAGCGATCGCATGA
- a CDS encoding XdhC family protein: MKIDPLGAASAPAAILGTMGVVHDRSALQAAGEDGVGLCTIVNIAGSYSRRIGAQLAVLPDGRTVGSLADGCLERQLAAEVALSSKDGLPVMRRFGAGSANIDFRLPCGSGVDVLIDPAPDHRACRDAITALTGRQAAELPLPLGQGARRYIPPARLLAFGEGPELAALLALAPAAGLVAEAPAGNAALGDVPHDAPVDPWTAIVLLYHDHEWEMPLLRWALATPAFLIGAQGGAQTRANRLQQLADDGIDETGLARVTSPIGLIARSREPQVLALSILAQVVGEYEKLHPHG; encoded by the coding sequence GTGAAGATTGACCCCCTTGGCGCTGCCTCGGCCCCTGCCGCGATCCTCGGGACTATGGGCGTGGTGCATGACCGTTCCGCCCTGCAGGCCGCTGGTGAGGACGGGGTCGGGCTGTGCACCATCGTGAATATCGCCGGCAGCTATTCGCGTCGCATCGGAGCGCAGCTGGCGGTGCTGCCGGACGGGCGCACGGTCGGCAGCCTTGCAGATGGCTGCCTGGAGCGGCAGCTTGCCGCAGAGGTGGCGCTGTCGAGCAAAGACGGTTTGCCGGTCATGCGGCGGTTTGGCGCGGGTTCAGCCAATATCGACTTCCGCCTGCCATGCGGCAGCGGAGTTGACGTGCTGATTGACCCGGCGCCCGATCATCGCGCCTGCCGGGACGCGATCACGGCACTCACCGGGCGGCAAGCGGCAGAGTTGCCTTTGCCGTTAGGGCAGGGTGCTCGGCGCTACATTCCGCCTGCGCGCCTACTTGCCTTCGGCGAAGGGCCTGAACTTGCAGCATTGCTGGCACTCGCGCCGGCCGCCGGCCTCGTGGCGGAGGCTCCGGCCGGCAATGCGGCGCTGGGCGATGTGCCGCATGACGCGCCGGTCGATCCGTGGACCGCCATCGTCCTGCTGTACCACGATCATGAATGGGAGATGCCCCTCCTCCGGTGGGCCCTTGCCACGCCCGCCTTCCTGATCGGCGCGCAGGGTGGGGCGCAGACCCGCGCCAACCGACTGCAGCAGCTGGCAGACGATGGCATCGACGAGACCGGCCTTGCGCGCGTCACCAGCCCGATCGGCCTGATCGCCCGCAGTCGGGAGCCGCAGGTACTGGCCCTGTCTATCCTGGCGCAGGTGGTGGGCGAATACGAGAAACTGCACCCGCATGGCTGA